DNA from Rhodobacteraceae bacterium M382:
CCGGTCAGGATCTTGACCACACCGGGCATGGCGGCGGCTGCCGCTGTATCAACCCCGTTGATCGTCGCATGCGCCACATCCGAGCGCAGGAAATACGCATAGGCCTGGCCGTTTACGTTAATGTCGTCTGTGTAATTACCTTCTCCGGTCAAAAACCGGACGTCCTCGCGCCGCTTCGGGCTGGCGCCGATGCCACTATCCTTGGGCATGTTATTCTCCTCCCTGGGTGCGGTGCGTGCAAGCACACACCCTACAATCTACCTGAGTATTCAAATCCGGTACGCGCCAATCCCGTGCGTCACCGTAGGGTGCGTGCTGGCACGCACCATTGCTGATCACTCAGCTGCGAGCGCGCTGACATCCTGGCCGGATGCGGCCATGATCGCCTTGACGATATTGTGGTAGCCGGTACAGCGACACAGATTGCCTTCCAGGTAATCCCGGATTTCCGCTTCGGACGGCTTGGGGTTATCCTTGAGCAGCGCAGCCGCGCTCATCACCATCCCCGGCGTGCAGAACCCGCATTGCAGACCATGATGATCCTGAAATGCCTGCTGAATGGTGTTCAGCGTTCCATCCGCAGCGCTTTGCCCTTCGATGGTAGCCACATCCGCACCGTCGGCTTCCGCGGCCAGCATGGTACAGCTTTTCACCGCTTCGCCGTTCACATGCACCACGCAAGCACCACATTGGCTGGTGTCACAGCCCACATGCGTTCCGGTCAAACCCAGCGCGTCGCGCAGAAACGACGACAGCAACGTGCGCCCTTCAACATCTCCCTGCGCAGGCTTTCCGTTCACGGTCATTGAGACCTGAGTCATGAGATCCTCCCCTTGGGTTTCTTTATTATCAGAAGGAAGTTAAGCACGCGGCCCCAAGCTTGAGAACCGCCATAATGTGCTGCAATCGCACAACTTTCTGCTGCAATGCGGAAATTTGATCTCAGGTTTCCGCATAGTTCTTTGATAAAATTCAACAAAAGCCCGCCTCCCGCCATGCTGCAACCCAACAGAACATATCGGCGACGTGACGTCTGTTTCTCAGCCTTGCGCGCCCGGAAATCCAACCACAGTCCCGGGCTGGCCAGCCGTCACCGACCAAAGCCAAAGATCATCCGGTTGCATCTCGCGGCTGGGGGCGGGTCGGGATTTCCTTGAGCAATCCGCCGACCCCCATCGCAGCGATATCTGCACCCGTGACGTCGACCCCACACACCACCCGCTCCAGCACCCAATCCGCGCCATTCAGCGCAGGCGAGCGCGCACAGCCCGGCAGGCCAATCACCGGCCGGTCGCCCAGATGTCCCAGAAACAGCAAATTGCCCGGGTCCACCGGCATTCCGAACCGTGTCACGGTGCCCCCCGCCAAACGCACAGCTTGCGGCGCCACATCCAAAGGATCCGAGGTCGCCGATCCGGTGAGAATCAGGATCACCTCGCCCGGTGCTTGCTGCACGGCCTCTGCCAGCACATCTTGTGCGTGTCGCACGACGACCCGATCGCTCAGCGTCATTCCCATACGATGCAACCGTCCGGCCATGGCCTTGCGCCCCTTGTCCGACGGAGGCTCCGACGAGGTCACGGTTTCAATCAGCGTTGCGCTGGCAAAAACTGGCGCAATCACGCCAATTGCGCCCTCTGCTCCGGCCTTGGCCCGCCGCAGGGCATCGCCCGGAACCGCATAGGAAATGATCTTTATCGTCGCGATCATCCCCCCCGCATCGACGCGATGGTAGTTTGGCACTGTGGCGATGGTGATCATCGGGTCCACTGCATTGACGGCCTCCAGACGCGCCCGATCCAGTTGGACCACCCCACATCGGTCAGCAAACAGGTTGACCCGGCCCGTCCCTGCCCGCGAAATCCGGATGTTCTGTGCCGCCGGCTCCGGCACCAATGCGCGGGCCAGGATTTCGGCGGCCTCATTTTCTGCCAGATCACCGTCTTCCAGCCGTGCCACCGTAATCCGTGCATGGCCATGAGCCGCCAGATCCACCACATGGGCCGCATCCAGAACCGTCCCCTTGGGTATGCGATACGCGCCTTCCTCACCGGACCGGCTGGCCTGCATCGAATGGGCCAGAACCGCTCCCACAGCTTCGCTGGTTGGAACCGCGCCAAATTTCATGTGACTTTCCCGCGCAAAACCGCTGTCATCTCGCCCAATATGGACAGGGCGATTTCCGCCGGGCCTGCGGCACCGATATCCAGACCGACAGGACCGTGTATGCGGTCAATCTGCGCCTGCGAAAACCCGGCGTCCTGCATCCGGGTGACGCGTTTGGCATGGGTGCGCTTGGACCCCAGCGCACCGATATAAAAACAGTCAGCCCCCAGCCCCGCCTCCAGCGCCGGATCGTCCAGCTTTGGGTCGTGGGTCAGCAACACGATCGCCGTGCGGGCATCCAACCCCACCTGTGCCACGGCGTCATCCGGCCAATCCAGCAGGACGGTTTCACCGGGGAACCGATCGGAGGATCCAAACGCCTCGCGCGGGTCGATCAGTACCGGATCATAGCCCGCAATCCGCGCCATTGGCACCAATGCCTGCGCGATATGCACCGCCCCCACCACGATCAGGCGCAGCGGCGGGTTATGCACCGCGACAAATGTCTCGTCGTCGTCCTCCATGCCCGACCGGTCCATGCGCATCCGGTCCGTATGCGCCCCATGCAACAGACGCCGGGTGCCATCGCGCAGGTTCACCTCATAGGCCAACGGCGTGCGCGCCGCGCGGGCGGTTACCAGTTCTTCCAACAAATCCAACGGCATCGCGCTGCCAACCGGTTCGACCAACACCCGAATGGTGCCACCACAGGCCAACCCCACAGCAAAGGCATCTTCGTCGCTGACCCCGAATTCCAGCATCCGATGTTCACCGTCTTCCAGCGCCTCCAGCGCCTCGACCACCACCGCGCCCTCGACACATCCACCCGACACCGATCCTTCGATCCGCCCGTCACCGCCCACCACCAATTGCGATCCGACCCGGCGCGGCGCGCTGCCCCAGGTCTGAACCACCGTGGCCAGCGCCGCCTTGGTTCCCGCGCGATGCCAGTCCAGCGCAATTTCAGGGGCATTTTCAAATCGGGCTTGGGTCATTGCGTGTTCTCTTTTTTCGCCAACAGAGCATCTGACAAAACTTGTCGCAATCGCGCCGGGTTTCAAGCCGCAAAGCGACCCGGCGGGAACACGAAAACGCCGGGTCGCTGCTGCATGGCCCGCACGCCCGGGCCATGACGGAGAGTTGCCGCTCTCCGATCTGATGGGATTATTCGGCCGGTTGCGCCCCGGGCTTTTGCCCTGTCAACCGCTCTGGCAGGGCAAAGGCCAGAGCCACAAACCCCAATCCCAGCACCAGCCCCAGAACATCGCCGGGCAAGGCGGTCACACCGTCAAATTTGGACCCCGGGACGGTGCCCAATGTCACCTTGCCACCCCAGATCTTGTCCAGAAGGCCGCTGGCCTTCCAGCTGGGATAGGTCACCATATAGGCCGCCGCCCCGAGCAATCCGCCGGCAATGAAAAACAGCGCGTCCTTGCGCCCGGAGGCCGCAGCAACCACGCCAGTGCCCGGGCAAAATCCCGATACGGCCCAGCCCGCGCCCAACATCAAACCGCCAAGAAACACGCCGACATAGGCGGTTTTGACCGACATGTGGCCCACATCGACCAGCCCCAGCATCTGACCACCAAACATCAACACCGACCCGGTGCCAATCGCCAACAGGATGGATTTCGCCAGATTCAGGTTGGTCAGGTTCAGCATCTTGCCGATCAAGGTCGGGTTCGACGCCCCCACCCGGTCCAGCGCCGCACCAAAGGCCAACCCCAAAACGATCGCGAGAAGAATTGAACTCATGACTTACACCTCCCGTTTGAACAGAATGAGCGATACCGGCACCGCCGCGCCAAAGGCGCCCAGCGCAAAAAGATACCCCGACATCGACGTCTGCATCATCCCCGACATCATGTGACCCGAAGTGCACCCCCCGGCCAGCCGCGCGCCATACAGCACGATGAACCCGCCCAGAAACGCGGCCATATTGCGTTTGATCCGACTGTCGCCAAAATTGGCCCGCCACAGCGCGGGCATGCTCCGTTCCGCGGCGTCCAGCCCACCACGCGCCATCACCGACAGGAACCCACCCACCGCCATGGCAACCACAAAGACAAAGCTGTAGTTCAGCGGATTGGCGACATTCTTGGCGTATTTGCCACCCGATTTGGCCAGATAGGCATTCGAGGAGGTGTATCCGTCCTCCACCTGGGTCACCATATCCGGGTTCACGGCATCCCCCAGAATTCCATTCAAAATGACAAATTGGGTCGACACACCAATCGGTTTCACCAGCAGCACGGCCAGGAAAAAGACCAGCCCCAGCAGCAGACCCCCTGCTTTCCAGTTGAGCGGCATGAGATTTCCTTTGCAAGAGTTACATTCCTTATTCAGAATATATAACACATTCCAAATTTAGAATGATATAGATCAAACTCCAAAAATCCCGGCACCGACGCCACGTCTTGTGCTTCTTTCTGGTGAAAAATACCTCGGGGGTCCGGGGGGGGCCGGAGGGGTGTCCGGGGGCAGCGCCCCCGGCGATCATCCCTGCCTCAGCCCTGGCTCAGCCACGATTGCCCCCTAGGACATCATCCGCAACAGCCGCGCCTTTTCGCCCACATCATCGGAACGCGATATCACCTCGGCCAACTCTTCGAGCGAGGCGATGGAATGACCCGCGCGAAAACTGTCCACATGTGGCAGCATGGCGCGAATGCCCTGGGCTTTGGGGGCAAACCCGTCCCAGCGCAACAGCGGATTCAGCCAGATCA
Protein-coding regions in this window:
- a CDS encoding (2Fe-2S)-binding protein, giving the protein MTQVSMTVNGKPAQGDVEGRTLLSSFLRDALGLTGTHVGCDTSQCGACVVHVNGEAVKSCTMLAAEADGADVATIEGQSAADGTLNTIQQAFQDHHGLQCGFCTPGMVMSAAALLKDNPKPSEAEIRDYLEGNLCRCTGYHNIVKAIMAASGQDVSALAAE
- a CDS encoding molybdopterin-binding protein — protein: MKFGAVPTSEAVGAVLAHSMQASRSGEEGAYRIPKGTVLDAAHVVDLAAHGHARITVARLEDGDLAENEAAEILARALVPEPAAQNIRISRAGTGRVNLFADRCGVVQLDRARLEAVNAVDPMITIATVPNYHRVDAGGMIATIKIISYAVPGDALRRAKAGAEGAIGVIAPVFASATLIETVTSSEPPSDKGRKAMAGRLHRMGMTLSDRVVVRHAQDVLAEAVQQAPGEVILILTGSATSDPLDVAPQAVRLAGGTVTRFGMPVDPGNLLFLGHLGDRPVIGLPGCARSPALNGADWVLERVVCGVDVTGADIAAMGVGGLLKEIPTRPQPRDATG
- a CDS encoding XdhC family protein; amino-acid sequence: MTQARFENAPEIALDWHRAGTKAALATVVQTWGSAPRRVGSQLVVGGDGRIEGSVSGGCVEGAVVVEALEALEDGEHRMLEFGVSDEDAFAVGLACGGTIRVLVEPVGSAMPLDLLEELVTARAARTPLAYEVNLRDGTRRLLHGAHTDRMRMDRSGMEDDDETFVAVHNPPLRLIVVGAVHIAQALVPMARIAGYDPVLIDPREAFGSSDRFPGETVLLDWPDDAVAQVGLDARTAIVLLTHDPKLDDPALEAGLGADCFYIGALGSKRTHAKRVTRMQDAGFSQAQIDRIHGPVGLDIGAAGPAEIALSILGEMTAVLRGKVT
- a CDS encoding YeeE/YedE family protein; the protein is MSSILLAIVLGLAFGAALDRVGASNPTLIGKMLNLTNLNLAKSILLAIGTGSVLMFGGQMLGLVDVGHMSVKTAYVGVFLGGLMLGAGWAVSGFCPGTGVVAAASGRKDALFFIAGGLLGAAAYMVTYPSWKASGLLDKIWGGKVTLGTVPGSKFDGVTALPGDVLGLVLGLGFVALAFALPERLTGQKPGAQPAE
- a CDS encoding YeeE/YedE family protein, producing MPLNWKAGGLLLGLVFFLAVLLVKPIGVSTQFVILNGILGDAVNPDMVTQVEDGYTSSNAYLAKSGGKYAKNVANPLNYSFVFVVAMAVGGFLSVMARGGLDAAERSMPALWRANFGDSRIKRNMAAFLGGFIVLYGARLAGGCTSGHMMSGMMQTSMSGYLFALGAFGAAVPVSLILFKREV